GGGGCGTTTACCTGGGTGCCGGAGCGCTTTAGGTAAAAGATTACTTGCTGGGCCGTGAGTCGAGGGTTGGCCTGCCAAAAGTCGGCGGCCATGCCCGCCAGGATGGGGCACGAGAACGAAGTACCGCTGCTGCGCACGGAAGTGCCGGTGGCCGAAATAACCGCCGCCGACGTACCGAGCGCCGCCAAATCTGGCTTGATACGCCCGTCGGCCGTAGGGCCGAAGGAGCTAAAGGACGAGCGCACCATGGTTGACGTCACCGAGCCCACGCTGATAATGGAATCGGCGTCGGCGGGGGCGCCGATGTAGCGCCAGGCACCGGCGCCATCGTTACCGGCCGAATTACACACCAGCATGCCGACGCGGGCAGCCACGGAGGCGGCTCGTGATACGATGGTGGTGCGGCCGTTCATATCCGCGTAGGTATGACTCAGAGCCGTGTTGTCGAAGGTAGTGTAGCCCAGCGACGAGCTGATGACGTCAACCCCAGCCGAATCGGCGTACTCGGCGGCAATCAGCCAGTTAGCTTCTTCCACCGGGCTTTCCGTATCCGTATCCTCCGTGATGAGCAGCCGGTACGTCGCGTTGGGCGCCGTCCCGATAAACAACCCGGTCTGGTTGGCGCCCATGGTTGATAACGTATTGGTGCCGTGGCTGCTGCGCGTGTACACCGCGGTGTTCTTCTCCACAAAGTTGAACACACTGGCAATGCGGTTTTCGTTGCGGAGCGCTGCGAAGGGTGAAGCCGTGTTCACCCCCGGAAATCCACCGTCGAACACGGCAATCTGTATGCCTTCGCCCCGGAAGCCCGCGTCGTGCGCGCGCACGGCCCCAATCATGTTGGCCTGCACGTAGGCATTGCCGTAATCAGCGGGGACGGCGGCTACCGACGCCGTTGTAGCGGCTAGGTTTTCTTCTACCTCCTCCTTTATGATGCCGGATTCGGTATCGGTGAGGTTCAGCACCTGGCTGCTGCGCACAAACGGCAACCCATTCAGGGCCGCTAGCACACTTTCGTCGCAGGATACCACGGCGGCGTTGAACCAGCGCGAGGTGTACCACACCTGTACGCCAGGCACGGCTTTCACCTGCGTCACGTAGCTAGGATTCACCGGTAGGTCGCGGGACAGCACGGCAATGCCTTGCTTGGTGCGCCGCGCAATGGCCCGCGCCGACAAGTACGCCTGCGGCTGCGCCGTGCTGTAGGGCGAGTTGGCCTTGTCCTTGAAGTAAATCAGATACTTGTGCACGGCCGTGGGTTCTACACGCACAGAAAGCGGCGCGGCGGTCCCCACAGTGGGCGCCAGAGCCTCCAGCAAAAGCCCGGAGGATACAAGAAGAGTAGAAATTCGCATAAGATGGTGATTGGTTGGTGGTTAAATATAGCTGCCAATTCGAGAATACTTCTACTACGTTCACTTTTAAATCCGCCGCCATCTTTTCCTGCTATGAACAAAAAAAAGTGGCCGGATGCATCCGGCCACTTTCTCTTGCGTTGTGTTTCTCTGTGCGGCCTATAAGCGGCCCGAGTCGACTAGCGTCTCCGAGCGCACACGACCTAGGTAGATGTAAGACTTATTGGGTGAGCAGTTGCCCGAGGATGGGCAATATTGGTAGCGCCGCCGCACCCGGTACACCAAGCCAACTCCACGGGCATATACCTGCCGGTATTTGGCCACCTGCCGGATACCGTCGTCGATGATTTGCCCGTAGGAGTTCACACCGCTGTCGTCCGTGGTTACAGTTTGGTCATAGTGTCGCGGCTGCCCATTGGTGATGATGTCGAACGGCTGGCCCGCCCGCTTGTAGCTTCGGTTTTGGAACGTCACCGTATCCAGGGTGTTGTAAGCATCACGGTTCCAAGACGTTCCTTCCTGCACCGGAAACACTAGTTCCACCGTCCGCCGATTGTTGCGCGTTAGCAGTACGGTCTGCGCGGAGGGATTAACCAGCATTACGCTGTCGTCTTGCCAGGCATCGGTTGTGGCGTTGCGCTTGGAGCGCACCACGCGGTAAGCTAGCTGCCCGGCCGCATCCGTGAAGCTCTCCGTGATTCGCTCCCGAAACTGAAAGCGCGTCACCCCGATCACATTGTTGTTCCAGGTGCTGTCGATAACGTTGTAGGTACGGTAAGTACCTAC
This Hymenobacter sp. GOD-10R DNA region includes the following protein-coding sequences:
- a CDS encoding S8 family serine peptidase, translating into MRISTLLVSSGLLLEALAPTVGTAAPLSVRVEPTAVHKYLIYFKDKANSPYSTAQPQAYLSARAIARRTKQGIAVLSRDLPVNPSYVTQVKAVPGVQVWYTSRWFNAAVVSCDESVLAALNGLPFVRSSQVLNLTDTESGIIKEEVEENLAATTASVAAVPADYGNAYVQANMIGAVRAHDAGFRGEGIQIAVFDGGFPGVNTASPFAALRNENRIASVFNFVEKNTAVYTRSSHGTNTLSTMGANQTGLFIGTAPNATYRLLITEDTDTESPVEEANWLIAAEYADSAGVDVISSSLGYTTFDNTALSHTYADMNGRTTIVSRAASVAARVGMLVCNSAGNDGAGAWRYIGAPADADSIISVGSVTSTMVRSSFSSFGPTADGRIKPDLAALGTSAAVISATGTSVRSSGTSFSCPILAGMAADFWQANPRLTAQQVIFYLKRSGTQVNAPDNSLGFGIPDFVRAYNLANPNTPLATKNRASAQPQLAVYPNPSTDEALTLVLPTELQGKALFVRIYDGRGALVAEQQVRASAAASVILQTGTLSQGMYNCTVQATNAAPRAARFLKL